A region from the Longimicrobiales bacterium genome encodes:
- a CDS encoding ABC transporter ATP-binding protein, translating into MFRTRGLGKVYRMGQVEVHALRGVDLDLYAGELVVLLGASGSGKSTLLNILGGLDTASSGTVSYLDRDLTHATDDVLTEFRRYHVGFVFQFYNLIPSLTARENVAIVTEIARDPMSPEEALQLVGLGERMDHFPAQMSGGEQQRVAIARAIAKRPAVLLCDEPTGALDSGTGVAVLAAIQRVNSELGTTTAVITHNEAQARIANRIIHLSDGRITRVDENREPVQARELTW; encoded by the coding sequence GTGTTCCGGACCCGCGGCCTGGGCAAGGTCTACCGCATGGGGCAGGTCGAGGTGCACGCGCTGCGGGGCGTCGATCTCGACCTCTACGCGGGTGAGCTGGTGGTCCTGCTCGGTGCGTCCGGCAGTGGCAAGTCCACGCTGCTCAACATTCTCGGCGGGCTGGACACGGCAAGCTCGGGGACGGTGTCGTACCTGGACCGCGACCTGACGCACGCAACCGACGATGTGCTCACCGAGTTCCGCCGCTATCACGTCGGCTTCGTCTTCCAGTTCTACAACCTGATCCCGAGTCTCACCGCGCGGGAGAACGTTGCGATCGTCACGGAGATCGCGCGCGATCCGATGTCGCCGGAGGAGGCGCTGCAGCTCGTCGGCCTGGGCGAGCGAATGGACCATTTCCCTGCGCAGATGTCCGGCGGCGAACAGCAGCGGGTGGCGATCGCGCGGGCGATCGCCAAGCGGCCCGCGGTGCTGCTGTGCGACGAACCGACCGGCGCACTGGACTCCGGGACCGGCGTTGCGGTGCTTGCGGCGATCCAGCGTGTGAACAGCGAGCTGGGCACGACGACGGCGGTGATCACGCACAATGAAGCCCAGGCACGGATCGCGAACCGGATCATCCACCTGAGCGACGGCCGGATCACGCGGGTGGACGAAAACCGTGAGCCGGTCCAGGCGCGGGAGCTGACCTGGTGA
- a CDS encoding ABC transporter permease — MLKLRALDRKLLRDLGQMRGQAIAIAFVVAAGVASWVSMASIMDSLQGTLAAYYRDYRFADGFATVRRAPERVADRLRAVAGIGHVETRVIGAANLDVRGFDEPVTSVIVSLPGAGQPALNRLVIRSGQLPAARSDEVLLNEVFADAHDLEPGDSITAILNGRYRVLTVSGIALSPEYLMQIQPGAFFPDPERFGVLWMDRDVLAPAYDMDGAFNDVVFTIAPGARTADVIERVDAVLRQYGGQGAHGREDQPSHSLISEEFRQLETMSTLLPAIFLAVAAFLLNIVVSRLVALQREQIAVLKAFGYTNVAIGVHYLKLVLVIGLLGALLGIALGIWAGAAMGGLYLEFYRFPALDYTLRASVVVLAVSFTGGAALLGVIRAVRNAVRLAPAEAMRPPAPATYRPTIVERLGLQRFFDQPTRMIMRNLERQSIKSLLTVLGIAAGCALLVMGLFFGDAFDRIIRVQYGIAQRHDLAVTFIEPTSSSAVQELAALPGVLHAEPMRTVPVRLRHGHREEMIALQGVPPDAYLQRVIDPDLRPLAIPPSGVLLSTRLGELLDARAGDQLEVEVLEGTRSRTLLTVAGLGEQFVGLGAYMELDELNRLAGNGQAVSGALLMIDDAYANAITGRLQDRPRIAAITAQDQAINAVRTTFESSMLVMTAVLSLFAGIIAFGVIYNSARISLSERDRELASLRVLGFRRGEVAYILLGELALLVLLAVPVGFLFGGLGARALVDRLQSDMYQIPLVLQSDTFAIAASVVLGAGAASALIVLRRLNELDLVGVLKTRE, encoded by the coding sequence GTGCTGAAGCTGCGCGCACTCGATCGCAAGCTGCTGCGCGACCTGGGGCAGATGCGTGGGCAGGCGATCGCAATCGCGTTCGTCGTGGCAGCGGGCGTCGCGTCCTGGGTCTCCATGGCAAGCATCATGGACTCGCTGCAGGGCACGCTCGCGGCCTACTACAGGGACTATCGCTTTGCGGACGGCTTTGCGACGGTGCGGCGCGCACCGGAACGCGTGGCGGACCGGCTGCGTGCGGTGGCGGGCATCGGGCACGTGGAGACGCGGGTGATCGGCGCGGCCAACCTGGATGTGCGGGGCTTCGACGAGCCCGTCACCAGCGTGATCGTCAGCCTGCCGGGCGCCGGGCAGCCTGCTCTCAACCGGCTCGTCATCCGGTCCGGACAGCTTCCCGCTGCCCGCTCGGACGAGGTCCTGCTCAACGAGGTGTTCGCGGATGCACATGACCTGGAGCCCGGCGACAGCATCACGGCGATCCTGAACGGGCGCTACCGCGTGCTGACGGTGAGCGGCATCGCGCTCTCGCCGGAGTACCTGATGCAGATCCAGCCGGGGGCCTTTTTTCCCGACCCGGAGCGCTTCGGCGTGCTGTGGATGGACCGGGACGTGCTCGCACCCGCGTACGACATGGACGGCGCGTTCAATGACGTCGTCTTCACGATTGCGCCCGGTGCGCGCACGGCCGATGTGATCGAGCGTGTCGACGCGGTGCTCCGGCAGTATGGTGGCCAGGGGGCGCACGGGCGCGAGGACCAGCCGTCGCACTCGCTGATTTCCGAGGAGTTCCGGCAGCTCGAAACGATGTCGACATTGCTGCCCGCGATCTTTCTCGCGGTCGCGGCGTTTCTTCTCAACATCGTCGTGTCGCGGCTCGTTGCGCTGCAGCGCGAGCAGATCGCGGTGCTCAAGGCCTTCGGTTACACCAACGTCGCAATCGGCGTGCACTACCTGAAGCTGGTGCTGGTGATCGGGCTGCTGGGTGCACTGCTGGGCATCGCGCTCGGCATCTGGGCGGGAGCGGCGATGGGTGGGCTGTACCTCGAGTTCTACCGCTTCCCTGCCCTGGACTACACGCTGCGCGCGTCCGTCGTGGTTCTCGCGGTGTCGTTCACCGGCGGTGCCGCCCTGCTGGGCGTGATCCGCGCGGTCCGCAATGCAGTTCGCCTGGCGCCGGCGGAAGCGATGCGGCCGCCCGCTCCGGCGACGTACCGGCCGACGATCGTCGAGCGACTGGGCCTGCAGCGTTTCTTCGACCAGCCGACACGCATGATCATGCGCAACCTCGAGCGGCAGTCGATCAAGTCGCTGCTCACGGTCCTCGGCATTGCGGCCGGCTGTGCCCTGCTCGTCATGGGACTCTTCTTCGGCGACGCCTTCGACCGCATCATCCGCGTGCAGTATGGCATCGCGCAGCGCCACGACCTGGCTGTCACGTTCATCGAGCCCACCTCGTCGTCCGCGGTGCAGGAGCTGGCAGCACTGCCGGGCGTGCTGCATGCGGAGCCGATGCGCACAGTCCCGGTGCGGTTGCGCCACGGCCACCGCGAGGAGATGATCGCATTGCAGGGTGTGCCGCCCGACGCGTACCTGCAGCGCGTGATCGACCCGGATCTGCGGCCGCTCGCCATTCCGCCCTCCGGCGTGCTGCTGTCCACGCGACTCGGCGAGCTGCTCGATGCGCGGGCCGGTGACCAGCTCGAGGTCGAGGTGCTCGAGGGGACGCGCTCCCGCACCCTGCTGACCGTCGCCGGACTCGGCGAACAGTTCGTCGGCCTGGGCGCCTACATGGAGCTGGACGAGCTCAACCGACTGGCCGGCAACGGCCAGGCGGTCTCCGGTGCGCTGCTGATGATCGACGATGCATACGCGAATGCGATCACCGGGCGGCTGCAGGATCGTCCCCGTATCGCGGCCATCACCGCACAGGACCAGGCGATCAACGCGGTGCGCACCACCTTCGAATCGAGCATGCTCGTCATGACTGCCGTGCTCAGCCTGTTTGCCGGCATCATCGCGTTCGGCGTGATCTACAACAGTGCCCGGATCTCGCTGTCCGAGCGGGACCGCGAGCTTGCGAGCCTGCGCGTGCTCGGCTTCCGTCGGGGCGAGGTCGCCTATATCCTGCTCGGTGAGCTGGCGCTGCTCGTGCTGCTCGCGGTGCCCGTCGGCTTTCTGTTCGGTGGACTGGGCGCACGTGCGCTGGTCGACAGACTGCAATCCGACATGTACCAGATTCCACTCGTGCTGCAGTCGGACACGTTCGCCATCGCGGCGAGCGTGGTGCTCGGCGCGGGCGCCGCCTCTGCCCTCATCGTGCTGCGCCGCCTCAACGAGCTCGACCTGGTCGGCGTCCTCAAGACGAGGGAATGA
- a CDS encoding efflux RND transporter periplasmic adaptor subunit encodes MMKRPTRRQIVLGAIAAVTLLAIVVAFLPEPLPVDAAPVTSGPLRVTVEEEGRTEVADRYVVTAPVIAYARRITLEEGDAVGAGDVLVQLEPPRAAILDPRNQAQANAAVRAARAAVQEAAVAAERADADLARFERLFDAGAITAQEIEQARAAAVRAGASLDAARAELSAAEISARATPSGHLSVPTVLRAPAGGQVLAVRRTSEGPVSPGEPLLEIGNTRVIEVRTDVLSEDAVQIHPGTRVEIDDWGGAAKLEGVVTRVDPEAVTRVSALGVEEQRVPVWASITSPESLRGGLGSGYRVLARFILWDGAGVLQVPTAALFRSGDGWSTFVVEDGRARLRGVEIGRQGGLATQVLDGLREGELVVVHPPGDLADGARVDVPAEQDG; translated from the coding sequence ATGATGAAGCGACCTACCCGGCGGCAGATCGTGCTCGGCGCGATTGCGGCCGTGACTCTCCTCGCGATCGTCGTCGCGTTCCTTCCCGAACCACTGCCGGTCGACGCGGCACCGGTCACCAGTGGACCGCTGCGGGTCACCGTGGAGGAGGAAGGCAGGACGGAGGTTGCGGATCGCTACGTCGTCACTGCGCCCGTCATCGCATATGCCCGCCGCATCACGCTGGAGGAGGGCGACGCGGTGGGTGCAGGCGATGTGCTGGTGCAGCTCGAGCCGCCACGCGCGGCGATCCTGGACCCGCGCAACCAGGCGCAGGCGAACGCGGCGGTACGCGCCGCGCGCGCGGCCGTCCAGGAGGCAGCCGTCGCGGCGGAGCGGGCAGACGCGGACCTGGCGCGCTTTGAACGGCTGTTCGACGCAGGCGCGATCACGGCGCAGGAGATCGAGCAGGCCCGCGCTGCAGCCGTGCGGGCCGGTGCGTCGCTGGACGCGGCGCGCGCGGAGCTGTCGGCCGCCGAGATCAGTGCGCGCGCCACGCCGTCGGGTCACCTGTCCGTGCCGACGGTACTGCGCGCCCCCGCCGGCGGCCAGGTACTGGCCGTGCGCCGGACGAGCGAGGGCCCTGTCAGTCCCGGCGAGCCGCTGCTCGAGATCGGCAACACCCGCGTCATCGAGGTGCGCACGGACGTCCTTTCGGAAGACGCCGTGCAGATCCACCCCGGCACGCGGGTCGAGATCGACGACTGGGGCGGCGCCGCGAAGCTGGAAGGCGTCGTGACACGCGTCGATCCCGAAGCCGTCACCCGGGTCTCCGCGCTCGGCGTCGAGGAGCAGCGCGTGCCGGTATGGGCGAGCATCACGTCGCCGGAGAGTCTCCGGGGCGGGCTCGGGTCCGGATACCGCGTGCTCGCGCGTTTCATACTCTGGGATGGCGCCGGCGTGCTCCAGGTGCCGACCGCGGCGCTGTTCCGGAGCGGTGACGGCTGGAGCACGTTCGTCGTGGAGGACGGCCGGGCGCGGCTCCGGGGTGTCGAGATCGGCCGGCAGGGTGGCCTTGCGACGCAGGTGCTGGACGGTCTCCGCGAGGGA